The following are from one region of the Elgaria multicarinata webbii isolate HBS135686 ecotype San Diego chromosome 13, rElgMul1.1.pri, whole genome shotgun sequence genome:
- the LOC134408023 gene encoding sulfotransferase 2B1-like, which translates to MSSALYFTHKGILFPNKGYDVETLNFVENEFQLLDDDVLNVTYPKSGTNWMQEILGLILHNGDPSWVRSSVAWERSPWIEPIGGMKTALASRPPRLMASHLPFQLFPKSFLQSKAKVIYTLRNPKDVLVSFYHYSKCCKIFKDPGTVEEFLEEFLSGNVVYGSWFDHVKSWLEVKGRPNAFFNSYEDLQQDLRGSVEKICHFLGKELNSQQIDSVVENASFQKMKDNPKSNFTTLPDEFLDHKKGKLLRKGIVGDWKNLLTVAQSERFDRVYQEKMKGVSVTFPWE; encoded by the exons ATGTCATCTGCACTGTATTTCACCCACAAGGGAATCCTTTTTCCCAATAAAGGGTATGATGTGGAAACACTCAACTTTGTGGAAAATGAATTCCAACTGTTGGACGACGATGTACTGAATGTTACTTATCCTAAATCAG GTACCAATTGGATGCAGGAGATCTTGGGCTTGATCTTGCACAATGGAGACCCATCATGGGTTCGCAGCTCAGTTGCGTGGGAACGGTCACCATGGATAGAGCCTATTGGAGGTATGAAGACTGCCTTGGCATCTCGTCCACCCAGACTCATGGCTTCTCACCTGCCATTTCAGCTTTTCCCCAAGTCATTTCTCCAGTCCAAGGCTAAG GTGATCTATACTCTGCGTAATCCCAAGGATGTGCTGGTCTCATTTTACCACTATTCCAAATGCTGCAAAATATTCAAGGACCCTGGAACTGTGGAAGAGTTCCTGGAGGAATTCCTGAGTGGGAATG TGGTGTATGGTTCCTGGTTTGACCATGTAAAAAGTTGGTTGGAGGTGAAGGGGAGACCCAATGCCTTCTTCAACAGTTATGAAGACCTGCAGCAG GACCTGCGAGGCAGTGTGGAGAAGATCTGCCATTTCCTTGGAAAGGAGCTGAATAGCCAGCAAATTGATTCTGTGGTGGaaaatgcctccttccagaagatgAAGGACAACCCGAAGTCCAACTTCACCACACTGCCAGATGAATTTTTAGACCACAAGAAAGGGAAGTTATTGAGGAAAG GGATCGTCGGGGACTGGAAGAACCTCCTGACAGTGGCACAGAGTGAACGCTTTGACCGCGTTTATCAGGAGAAGATGAAGGGAGTGAGTGTGACCTTCCCATGGGAATGA